The Onychomys torridus chromosome 9, mOncTor1.1, whole genome shotgun sequence genomic sequence AAAGCATTTCATGTAGCTTTGGAGGTGTCACGCAATCTGATCCTTGCCTGTACCTGCAACAGGACCATCCATCTGTTCCCCAGGTCCTGTCTTCTAACTAGTCTCCTTTCAAacacattgtggtggtttgaatcaaaaatgttttctaaaggcTCATGGGTTTAGACAATTGGTCCCTGGTTGTTGTTGGTGTCTGTGGAACTGATTAAACCTTTAGAATAAGGAGCCTTGCTGGTGAGAAGCAGGTCACTCATTGGTGGTGGGTTCTGAGTGTTGATAGTCCTGCTCCACCTCTAGTCCGATCTCTCAGCTTCTATGTGCAGTCCAGATGTTCTTTCCACTTCCTGCTTTTGCTGTCATGCCTCCCCTGCCATTATGGGCTccaaccctctggaactataagccaaaaacTCTACCTGAAGTTGCTTTctgtcatggttttttttttttttttttccttcaagacagggtttctttgtgtagccctggctgtcctggaactcactctatagaccaggctggcctcaaactcacagtgatctgcctgcttctacctcccgagtgttgagattaaaaaacaaggagtaatttggagaggaaaagaaCACTAGAAAGCTCAAGACTGCAGTAAAGTCATATGCTGAAAAAGAGGTTGTATTTGTAAACAGATGTTAGCATCATGAATGAGAAGCCTTCTGCTCTGCACTGAATGGAACATAAGGTGGCATCAGGGCAAGACTTCACCCAGCTCAAGCTACAACTTGTGAATGAGAACCTAAGGGTTTCTTGACCTTAGAAATGGATTGCATACAAAAGCTGATGCAACTGTGGTCCAGTGGGTCAGGTCCATGCTAAGCTAGCAGCTAtactgccactgccactgccattCAGGTGGTACTTGTTTTGGAGGTGTGAAAGCTTTATCCTGggaattttatcttaaaaacaacagcaaaacaacgacgacaacaacaacaacaacaacaacaacaacaaacaacactgCGTTATGGAAAATTTCAAGACTACGTGAGTGAATTGTAAAGTgagtctattttttgttttgagacagggtttctctgtataaccctggctatcctggaactcactctgtagaccaggctgaccttgaactcacagagatctgcctcttatgtttcccaagagctgggattaaaggtgtgggccatcactGCCAGACTACGAGTTCTGTTTTGCAAGCAAgagtttcctgtcctgactgccctgtcccaaataaacacacagaagctaatattaattgcaaatggTTGGTCaataggcttgttactagctaactcttacacttaattaactcatttctattaatctatgtattgccacgtggccTATGGCTGTGCCTGTCTTCTAGCGTGTCTTGCTTGCTTCCTGGGCAGCGGGCTGACATCTCCCCTGActgtccttcttcttctcctcaatttggctttcctgcctaacttcctgcctagctacagCCTATCAGCTTTTTActaaccaatgagaataatacatattcatagtatagaaaaaaattgttccacagcactgttTGTTAACCCAATATAATGTGACTGGTCTTTTTATCTCTATTATgacttccctctttctctctccaagaGGGATTTGCTGTCTAAGCTATTCTTGAACTTGTAACAATGCTCCTGCCTaggcttccagagtgctgggatcataagcACACTCTATCATGCCCACTTTCTTATCCACACTCTGTgggtgatgagattaaaggtatgagccaacACTCCTGGCTcctttaatttaatattaaattaatagtatttagtgtagtgtgtgtgaagaagtttctccttttttttttttttggagctgaggatcgaacccagggccttgtgcttgctaggcaagcactctaccattgagctaaatccccaaccccccatttattttttattttttattttttattattttttttgttttttgagacaggcttttcctgtgtagctttgcgcctttcctggaactcacttggtagcccaggctggcctcaaactcacagagatccacctgcctctgcctcccaagtgctgggattagaggcatgcgccaccaccgccctgcctaGTTTCTACTTTTTGAGAATGAATAATATTTCACTGTATGGTGTAGTAGTACTTTTTCATTGGGACTGACAGCCCACAAATGacaacatggagatttattattaattatgaaagtttagcctttagcttaggcttgtctcaattagctcttataacttaaattaagccattcatattaatttacattctgccacatggcattaGCTCTCTTTCATTTTGCacctctccatgtctggctggcaactttaCCTttattcttcccagagttctctctttgTCCAGTAGTCCCTCCTGCCTagcaattggccattcagctttttattacaccaatcacagcgatacatcttcacacagtgtacatatATCCCACAACAGTATGGATATACTGCATTTTGATTGCCCATTTATGCTCATTTATCTAAGGAACTTGGCTTGCTTCTATCTTTTGGTACTTCTGAAAAATGTTCCTGTGAtcaggtatatatacatatttattagaGATCATTTGTTCAGTCATCTTGAGTTGGTATGCAGGAATGAAAATCATGAGTTATATTTCAAATCTATTTTTTAGTTCtctgaagaacctccatattgTTTTCCATAGTGCACCATTGTACATTCTCAACAACATTGCACATATGGTCCAATTCTTTACATATTTGACAGAACATGttttttttctagctttttttGTGATATtggtggatcaaacccagggcttacagcatattaaacaaatattatatAACTGAACTATATTCTAAGCAGTGACGATGTCTTCAGAATCATTCCATTTTGATATGTATTTTATTACAGGTCTATGGATCATTGTAATGAtgatttattaattgttaaaGTCTCAGTGACAATAACAGTTATGCTGAcagtcagaaaagagaaaaaataggtATAATTTTCATTCTTTGGATAAACATTTTGGCTAACTGCAAACTTAAacttgtttttataattaattattcaaCCATTATAGTAAATATTTAAAGGAGAACATATAAGGGACATTATGGTGAGAGGTGTTGGTAGAAGTTTTCTCTCACCtgtctgttcccaaatacccagcagctgcttcccaaataattgacttggaggcttaatattatttttaaattctcagccagtagctcaggcttattacttactagctcttacattttgtacctttcttggaacttgctttggagaccaggctggcctcgaactcacagagatccgcctgcctctgcctcccaagtgctgggattacaggcgtgcgccaccaccactcggtttaacccacaattcttatctatgtttagccacaagTCTTGGTATCTTTTCTGCAtgcaacattctcatcttgcttcctctgcatctgtctggtgactccttatcctctcttcctcttctcagaattctcctattctggttgccctgcctatatttcctgcctggctactggccaatcagcattttattaaaccaattggagtgacaaatctttacagtgtacaagagcattatcctaAATCAGAGAGGAATCTGATGCTTGGTGGACTGCCTGTTTTCTGAGCAAAACACCAAGGGCCACCTTCATTTAGGGGGAAGGGTAGTTTCTGTCTCTTTGCAGAGTTAGATGAACTAGAGCTAAGTCCCTTGGGGATGAACGTTCACAGGACCAAGCTTGACTGAGAGACGTGGCAGCACAGGTGCCAAGACCTCACCATGTGGATAGAGTGACTATCCACCTTGAGACTCTGGAGGACAAAGCAGAAACACAGCAGGAAACGGAAGAGCTAATGGGCCCCAGCCAAAGGTCCATGAAATTTGCTCACACTTTTAGGCCTGGCAGCTCAGTGAAGCTTGCTTATCTCACAGACACAGACCATGAAGTGCTCCTTTTGCACTAATTATGCTGGTGTAGCAGTCCACTTCCTAGTTTAGTCTTCATGTAAAATTCCACAATGTGCTTTACCCTTGGGCACTGGGAAATATAttcttgaaatatttgaaaagaccACATTGTGCTCTTTCTTCTGGGTCATTTAATTTGAAAAAGCACTGTTTCAAGATAAGGTTTATTCCTTTATCAGGCAAGAATTTCTCTTCACCTACCTGGGGTGGCCTTAGGAACTCAGCAGGCATACATAGTTTCCTGgtctagggcctggagagatggctcagtggttaagagcactgactgctcttccagaggacatgggttcaattcccagcgcccacatggcagctcagaactgtctgtaattccagttccaggggacctgacacccatggcaaaacaccaatgcacataaaataaaaataaataaaattaaaaataaataaactacataGTTTCCTGGTCTAACATGAGGTGTTGAGGTATATATTGAACTGGGAACTGTAGACTACTGCAGAAGGGCTTGACAGATGATGGCCAGGACGTGAAAGGCTCATTGGGTGCTTTTAGAATGCCGACTGTGCCAACTTGGTTTAGTGTTGCCATCTACTTCTGTGGCAACTGTTCATCTGGAGGGGAAACTAAAAAACTTCTAGGAAGTTGTGTGTTCTCTTCATCCATGTTCCATCTTATTGTGTGAATCTGTGTCGACATAGATGAGAAAAGCCAAGAAGGAAGCCTCATGAGACCCAAACACAAGAGTAAGCTGAAACCTGGGTGTCTCCTCAGAAGAGGAGGGGTCTTCACACCTCACTCTTAGCCCTCTGGCCCCCTGCCATTCTCCTCAAGGCCGACTTCACCTCCTGGTTCCTCAGAGTGTAGATGAGGGGATTGAGGAATGGAGTGATGGCTGTGGGGAAGAGAGCAGCTGCCCCATCCAGGACGCTGTGGCTGTCAGGTCTCAGGTAGATGAAGGCACAGGGCACATAGTACACGGTAACCATGGTTACATGGGCTCCACATGTTGAGAAGGCCCTTCGCCGCCCATCAGCTGTGCGGATTCTCAGGATGGCCCGAATGATATAGATGTAGGAGAGGAGGATCAGGGAGAAACAACTGGCAACCACCACTCCAATGTCTACAAAGGTCACCAACTCATTGACTGTGGTATCTGCACAGGCTAGCTTCAAAACTGCAGGGATGTCACAGAAGAAGTAATCTACCTGGTTGGGACCACAGTAGGGCAAACGGAAGGTTAGAATGGCCTGGATTGCTCCATGGATTAAACCAGCCACCCAAGCCCCAGCCACCAGCAAGGTACTCAGCTTAGCAGACATGAGTACTGGGTAACGCAGAGGTTGACATATTGCCAGGTACCTGTCATAGGCCATTGTGGTGTAGAGGTAACAGACAGTACTACCcaaaaagtgataaaaataaagcTGAGCCACACAGCCCCCAAATGGGATGGGCTTCACACCTGGAGTGAAGTTCATCATGAGGCGGGGGACAATAATGGTAGAGATGCCCATGTCGATGATGGAGAGAGTCCCAAGGAAGATGTACATGGGGCGTGCATGGAGctgtgtgtctacacacacagtGATCAGGATGAGCAGGTTCCCCATCTGAGTCAGGATGTAGATTAGCAAAAAGAACACAAAGAGGAAGGTCTTTAGCCTGGGAGGGTGGGGAACTCCTGTCAGGATGAACTCAGTCAAGAGTGTGTAGTTGAGTCTTTCCATCTTAGGGAGATATGTTACCTAGAGAATGGACAAGCAGGGGTTAGTGTAGACGACATGAAAgtgaaggaggctgaggaaggagactaTGGGAGCCTGGGGTAGTGGTGGGGAAGTTCTGTGGAGATGTGACCCACATGGAGGGCTGTGTTCTCTGCCAGGAGTGTTGTAACCAGAAGCTCCTCGGCACAGAGCTGtgctcactctctcttctgcAGCTACTTTGATACAATGGCGGTAGACAAAAGGAGTTGCTATGTCCTGCAAATTCTACACTGTTGACTTTCCTGACATTTAGAAGAAGTTTGCAATCAAGGCTTTGTATGCTGAAAACTTTCAGTAACTTGTAAAACTATCAGTATTGTTCCAGGACATGTGGCTTCTCCTTTGAATGTTGAGATGTTCCTTCTAACCATGCCTCATGGTTTCCTGTCCACTAGTTTTCTGTTTTACTGATCTTCCCTTTCCACAAATAACAACTCTGAATAACTTAGTAGAGTTTGTAGATTAGCAAAAAGAATACAAATACTGGAGGCTGCTCTCTTTAGCCACTGGGCTGACTCTCAGCTCTCAAAGAGTCTAAGTTGGTGTTACTATCCTGTCTTAAACCTAGATGCGTTGTTTAGTGAGATGACTTATTGGATTAAAGCACTAGCTGCACAGTCCTGGGGACCTGAGTGttattcccagaagccacattcAGAAGCCTGATGCAGAACTGTGCATTTGTGTTTGCAGCACTTCTCAGAGGAGAATCGCCTAAAAGCTTCAGGGTCAGGGTATAGCACAGCACCTCACCAAGGTGGGAGGGCAAAACAGACTCCTGAaagctatcctctgacttcctcatgaGCGTacactgtggtacacacacacacacacacacacacacacacacacacacacacacacattcataatgaaaaaaaatataaaaaaatatttttttcttcaagacagggtcccactgtgtAGCACTGGAATGTACTATGTCtacaaggctggccttggactcacagagatccatatgctTCTGTTTCCCGAGtattgggactaaaggcatgtgtcattatgcttggcaaaaataaaaataaaaatgaaatcttaaaaacgGAAGAAAGAACCCTCATTCTGTATAGAAAACTGAGGAGCCGAGTCTAGATGACCCAACCAACCCTACTTCCTCATTATTAGAAGTCTGGGTGTGGGATGTGGAGGAGAAACTGCATTCTTTGAATAGGTAAAATAATATGATATAATCAAAGACATCACGTATTGCCAATACTGGCGCTCACTTCCCAGACAAAGTGCATGGTAGGGGCCCAGAGACCAGTTTCTGCATGAGCTGTGGCCATACCTTGCGCGACCACAAGGTGGTGCGCCAGCAAGTCTCCAAGCCTAGGAAGAGAGGGGTGGGTCCCAGAGTACGTGGGACCCAGTGCTTCTTTGAAAGGTCTGGGTCTTTCAGTTTTATCACTCACACATGTGGACTGTGAGGTGTGCGTGCAGTGTGGTTTTGAATTCTGATCTGatagaaaatattaagaaaggTCATGTAGTAAAAGCATATCGGAAAAGAATGGAGACTCATTCGTGTCCCACGAACTAAACGTAGATCTATGATTTTGGTGGTTAGTGAAGtaggctggggatgtaactcagtggtcgGGAGCAGGCTTGGCAGGTGCAAGGCCCTAGAATTTCTCtcatggaaaaggaaaaaaacaaacaaacaaaaacaaacccaaaacatgtagatccccccccccccgccctctctctctctctctctctctctctctctctctctctcacacacacacacacacacacacacacacacacattagcagTGTCAAGGGCGTAAGACATTTTCTACAGAGGCAAAAGACACAAGCATTTTGGCAGGTGACGTTTGTCTATTTCTTGACTCAAGCTACGTTGCTAACTCTATTTAGTCATTTAtctctcaaaggaagaaaaaaaatttttttttgagacagggtttctctgtgtagccctggttgcctAGAATTAtctcatagaccaggctggactcaaacacacagagatccacctgcctctgcttcccaagtcctagaatcaaaggcatgtgccactacgcCTGGCTTAAATGAAGGAAACATAAAAAAGTCCATATTCTGAAAATCAACTCAAagcacttcttttttctttatatttacaaGACTAGTATAATCTTTTTgtcattttctgaattttataaGGCCTTTAAACTGAAAATAATCTAAAGATGAACTACAGTAAAGTGAAGACATAAAGGTATAAACAGAAAATGTGTAATGAAATCTGATATATGAGACTAGAAGTTTCCATAAGAGTATATGAagccctgggggctggagagatagcttagtggttaagagcacttgttctttgGGAGACCCAatttcgattcccagcacccatacggcaGCTCATAACAGTTCTTAAgtctagttccaagggattcaaagtcttctgacttccttggacACCAGACATTCATGTAGTACacagatttacttcaaagaaaacattcatacatacaataaatctaaaacaaaaaatatgaaacCCTTAGTAACGAGTTAGgatggtctttttaaaaatattcactaaCACAACCACACTCTAACTTGCTTAATCTAACCTTTGAGTTCTGGGTAGAGCTGGGGGAAGTGACCTGAGGATCACACAGGATCACAGGTAGAACCCATACTGACACCAAGACGCTCTCAACCTCCCTAGCTCACACTAAAGGCAGTCAGTGAACTGTTGCTCCTGAGAGCAAGCTTTGGATAAAGATGTATCAGTGAACACCTGGAGAGGTAGTGTGACATGATTTAACAGAATAGAAGGAAGCACTGTTGGAGAGCAGAAATAAAATTATGCCCAATAATTAAAGAACAAACTGAGAGGTGATAGAGTGGAGACATGCCTTATGGTTCTGTCCGAACCTTTGCCTTTATCTGAAACTTAGGTGTTTGTCCTGTCTCTTTAGCACCCCTCTGCATTATCCATCAAGCCTCCAGATGACTCTGGAAGATGGGACTCATACCGTGCTGGTGTGGAAGGGTGAGGGACTCATCAGGAGGTACCAGGATCCACTGAAGAAGGTCCTTTTGAAGTCTGAGAGATGGGATACACTCTTGCTGGAGAGAGTTCTACATCCCACAGGGTCAGCACTAGCTAGTGTAAGGAGCTGATGGGAGAAGACTTGGTTCTGGCTGGATCAAAGGAATGGACTTCCTGACTGACActtgaattatttattatttgtggatcttctcctcccacttccttgtGGACTGGGGAAGATTGAGGCTGTTACTGAAGGTGGTCCCGGCTGTGgtgtgtttttgctttgttttccccCAGGGTCACTCATGTGTGTGAGAGCTTTAGTGTGGGACTGTTGTACCAGCACCCCAGTGACAAGGCAGCTCTCGTGTCTGTAATTGGTCTCCTGGgagacttccttcctttctagctTCCTCCAAGTGTGGTAATACCAGGTGGGACAAGGTCTGTGGCTTTATCAGGACTTGATGGCATCATTTCTGTGGTTCTCTTTTGCTCTGAAAACAGTTTTGGTAGAAGAAGATGGACAGGAAGGATAAGGCAaagggtgaggaggaagaggaggagacagaattATAGTTATTAAATGTaaagaataacttttttttttttgttttttgttttttgagacagggtttctctgtgtagctttgcaccttttcctggaactcagttggtagcccaggctggccttgaactcacgtagatccgcctggctctgcctcccgagtgctgggattagaggcgtgtgcctccactgcctggctagaataactttttaaagtataattcatgtgaatttttgagacacggtttctctgtgtagccttggttgtcctggaactagctgtatagaccaggctgatctcaaatcagagatctacctaccttcATCTTCCTAGTGTTGGACTAAATgttgtgtgccactatgcctggcttcaagagattctttgctttaaaattttttttttattgtcacaCACTCATATATTAAAAAACTAAACTTTCTTTGATTCACTGCCATGCTAAGAGGAACATAAACCTGACTTTGTGTCACcagaatattctttctttgtaacttttCCGTTGCTGTggtagacaccatgaccaccatgttgggaaaatGGCCGCAGGAATGCAGTTACTGCACTGGAGCctcagctgagagctcacatctttagATGcagccatgaggcagagagagaaaactgggaa encodes the following:
- the LOC118591598 gene encoding olfactory receptor 10G3; translation: MERLNYTLLTEFILTGVPHPPRLKTFLFVFFLLIYILTQMGNLLILITVCVDTQLHARPMYIFLGTLSIIDMGISTIIVPRLMMNFTPGVKPIPFGGCVAQLYFYHFLGSTVCYLYTTMAYDRYLAICQPLRYPVLMSAKLSTLLVAGAWVAGLIHGAIQAILTFRLPYCGPNQVDYFFCDIPAVLKLACADTTVNELVTFVDIGVVVASCFSLILLSYIYIIRAILRIRTADGRRRAFSTCGAHVTMVTVYYVPCAFIYLRPDSHSVLDGAAALFPTAITPFLNPLIYTLRNQEVKSALRRMAGGQRAKSEV